The window ctcctccgtTAATCTGGATCCTCATTTTAAAGTTTAAGATACACATGCCCTGGTTAAAAGTAACCACAACctttgacattttgtggttggctctaccTCCTGAGGCAGCGATGCTGTAGTGGCACCAACCACTCCTGGGTCAGAATGCCAAACGCTTAAAAACATTGGGGACCTGTGCTCTAAAGTTTCTTCGGAGCTCTTGAGGAGATGTATAACTGCATCTCTTTGGTGATTCTAgttcccctttttttaaaaaaaaaaaaggcacaggACTCTTGTGGGGTAAATTAGACTGAGCAAAACAGCAACTGTTCAAGGTTCATCTACTGAGCGTTATGGCTCAAGAGGGTTTTGAACTGAGGTCTCTCCAGTCCAAAGTCAGACACCCTATCAGCTACCCATGACCACATCCCTTACAGCAGCCTGGCACGAACAATTCCCATACTGCAACCATAGGCCCGAGATTATGACAGAATAGTTCATATAAGGCCCCAAGATTTCAATGGGATTCAGCCGGAGTAATCTGCCTTGTCAGTCTCTGAGCTGCTCTGCTACATGATCTTTCAGAAAACCAattctctaaagcaggggtggccatcggtagctctccagatgtttttttgcctacaactcccatcagccccagccattggccatgctggctggggctgatggagttgtaggcaaaaaacatctggagagctaccgttggccacccctgctctaaagcactcCTTCCCAGAACAATAAGGTTTCGTCCTTCAGGGTGATGTAGTTGTATCATCTCAAGTGGTAACAGACAGTTATCTCAGAAACTATTAATGTTTTCTGAAAAAGCCATACAAACAGCATACATACTGTTACTTTCATCTCCGTATTTATAAATGCATGATGGATTGGCAGGAAACAGGACTGAAAAAGTGGCAGGAACAACAGATACTGTTTGTTGGTGGTATGACAACctgggggggaaggagaaaaaaaaaggaaagattttACAGGAATTGGACAAAGGACTTTGGCTGTTGCCAAGTACAGAGTAGACAAACCATGAATTAGTACAGCACTCTCCTGGCCAATGCTGGAAGTTTCCAGGTCACACTGGTAGATGAAATATACAGAGTTTTCCTGCTTAAAAATCTGTCCACTTCTCGAGCCAGACTGCAAAACAGCCATGCTTTCAGAACTATTACTGCAGCCTAGAAACCTTTCAGAAATGAAAGTTTGTCATTCCTGTGTGCTGAAAGCCAGGTAATATCCTACATAAAAGATGCACATGTTCAACGGCCAGAAATATCAATGTGGTTCCTTCTTCACATTAGGACTCTAGATCTATTAACGAGGGAAGTCAGTTCTACAGGATGGAACAAAAtctgcagcagctgcaaatgTTCTATTGTTGAGGTAGTGAGACTGCAAAAGACAGTGAGGCTGCCTCAAGCTGTCACTTCAGCTGGAAtgccaagctgcagtttggcattAAATGGATGAGCCAGGTGCTTGTGCCCTTCCACTTCCACACACATGCTCCTAGTCAATTAGGGATGTCTGCTTTTTAGTGCCAACCAAACTGCAACCAATGACTTGTGCTTGGGCCCTCCAAAGGgggatgcaaagctgccatgcGGATCGTGGTCTGGAAGGGAAAACGCAAACTGAAGCTTGCCGGTTCATATGCAACAGCAAGCACTGGTTTGCACAAAAGCAGAAGGCATTAACTGAGCATGTGCAGGGAGGAGGGAGCACATCAACACACAGTGACAAGCCAGTGTAAGAACTGAGAGACTATTTCAtatgattcttcactcctccccTCACAAAGTTTAACTCCATCTTGATACATCTCTGATTCTGACTAACTGTACCCCATCTGCAATCCTCAAATTTTACTTACCTCATGCATTTCTCCAATACTTCTTTTACGAATTTAGGTTTGGGCTTGTCGAGGTCATGCGTAAGACAGTCTGACCTGTTATTGAACAGCAAGAATAAAATCATGTAGCTACTGTTAATCCATTTATGTTTTCCCTTGTACATGCTGGTTTAAGCTCCACAGCAGCATCAGTAAGAAAGCAAATTAATATTAGAGAAGCATTTATAACTGCAAACTCCCCCCACATAATGTACttaaaaaggaagacattttaaaactaGGAGATGGGTAAGTAAACTTTTCCCATTAAAAAGCCATCATCATTTTTGGAACGTGTGGTAATTAGCACTCTAGAGACAAGTACCTCAGAAGGAGCTAAGAATTATGTTACatttaaaagcaaaacagaagtcAAGTCATTTTGAGAGGTAGCAAGAAGCAAAAGCTTGCAATAGGCTGTATAGAAACTTACCAGTCTTCCCAACTCCAACGGAACTGAAAGTTACTCAAATGGTGGGAAAACCAATTGATAAACCTTAAATGGAAAACAAAAATCAAATGCTGGTAATTTCTCAATGTGTGACCCAGAGCCATTCACAGGGCTATCACTTAAATTCCACCCCACCCTATTAACTTCCAAACCAAGCAATATATTTCGTACCAGTGCTGTTTCCAGCTCACTGCAAAGATATGGTCTTTGAGAGTCACCGTTACAGGACAAACAAAACAAGAATGGCCCATAAAACAGCTTTGGCAAACTATAGACGGATGGTGCTGTTCAATTTGGGGATAGGTGGCAATTTCACCAAGCTCCTTAGAGATCTAGCAGATTTACTCACCTATCTATGCAGGTCGTATTCATTGTATCCAGGCGCATGTACAACATTTCAGCGGCTTGTGCTAGCTGCAAGTTTCTGGTTAAGGTACCAAATGGGATGAGTCGTTAAGCTGTCCTTTGTGGTTTTGGGGGATATGTGCAAAACCCTCCACATACCCAGCTCCTACCACTAAGAAGAACTTGGGTACTTATGTCTCATTTTCAAGATACAAAAGAAGCAGGGGGAGTATGCTTTTTTATTGGACCTGCTTTCCACAATTAAGCTGTCAAGTTATTTTTCTGGCAAAAACTAAGAGAATGAGATTAGTTCTGGATTAGTGCTCTTCTTACAGATATCACACAGCAGCTGAATGTACAAAACTTACTTTTCATAGTGCTACAGATCAGCTATATCTCACCGTGAAGGTTTTACCTACATACAACAGATACCAACAAAGGTATCTCCTTATTAACTTGGAGCCTGTTCCGGCACTGAATCTCAGGGAGAACATTAAACATGCTTTTGGGCTCTCATGCGCCACTTccaaccccacccttcactgcaGAGAGCAAACAATATTTGTTTGTAACACGTCTCTCTGAATAGCACCCTCCCTCCAAATAATGGGGGTTTCCAATCATACGGCCAGGGAAACCTTGTACTAAAATGATGCATTTAATGGAAATCAACCATTAAACCCTTTTCCAATTATGATGAAATTAAATTAGTGATTAGGAGATTTACGAGGATAATTCTGGAGAATCACAAGTGGATAATTAAGGACGTTACACATGTTAACTACCACCTTCAACTTAGGCGCTATTCTTATAAACGCTGCAAAGTCCTATGAAACAGCAAAAGATATTTGAAATAACTTTAAGAACATAAAGTGGGACACTCTGAAGAATAAGCCACCGGGGTTGGAAGAAAAGAACCCTCTGAAACAAGCAACAAGAAGCAATGCAAAAGCATGACAACAAACAAAATCCGGAAAAGGGATTTACCAGTATTATTTTATCACAATCTCACCCCAAAGATAACATGATCGCTCTCTGAGGATGAAACAGCTATTGCTACAACCATCTGCTTCCTGCATAAAGTAACAAACTAACTCAGGATGAGAGGACTTGCAGAAGAAAGGATACAACTTGAGGTAAAGAGCCAGGCTGAAGTTTACAGAGTTCAATAAGAAGAGTTGTGTACATGACCTCTGTGCGTGGCGGAACAGGAAGCTGAAACATCTCAGAAAAGATGACCTAGGTGGCAAAAAAAGATACAATGGAGAGGCTGAAATGCTACTGACTTCAGTGCTAACATGTTTTGTTAACCTATACCTCTTGGAATACAATGGAAACTTTACTGGTGGCCCTCGTGCTTTGTACTATTATAAACACTATATAAAATAATGCATATTTATTAAAGGTGTGCATTTTAAACTGGGGCTGCATTTCAGCTATCCAAAATGGTCATTGGGGACCGCTGCCCTATGCAGTTGGAAACTAAGCATTTCTTTAAGTTTCTTTTTTGCCCTTGTTCCAAGAACTTACAATGAAGTATAACAAGGATGCACAGACTTCAGGGGTCTTAGACCCAATTCTGTTCAGTTTTAGAGCAATATGCCAATCAGGATATCATTGTTACTGGACAGACCGTATTTACTGAAGTTTACTACGTAAGCTGTAATTAGTACAACTGTCAAATTTAATGCCTGTGCTAAGCAAAATTTATACCTCAACAATATGGTAGTTCAGAGGGATCTTGTTCTTTCCAGGGTAGCTCAGCAACTGGGCAGCACTAGAGAAAGAGACAGACGGATGTGtgacaaatacaaatatataagcCTAGCTAGGAAGAATGAACAAATGCTTTTAGTTATGTAACACACAcatagagacacacacacacacacggcccagagTTGTTATTTCAAAGTAAAAACATGTTTGGGAGATCCATTCACAGATCTTGTCTACCTTGGGTGTAAACAAGAAGCCCCATCCAGACACATTTTGAGTTGTCTTCGGGAGCAAGGAGCCGCATTCCAGATTCTAACTTTGTTTTAAGCAAGATCCTTGGCAGTTAGCTCCTGCTCCAGAAAGCCACCTCACTTTCCCAAGTTTGTTTTAAAACATGCAGTCTTGGCCTTAAAAGTCCCCCCTTGCCCCCAACAGTGTAGGATATTTCACCATCACTGGGTTTGGGAAAGACCTCTTGGCTGCCTGTTGCTTGTTCTACGTGAAAGTCAAGATTCCTCACCACGTCATTCTCTCCTTCCAGTGTGATTTGATGATGCAGTGGAGATTTTCTTCTATCACGAACCTCTCTACCGAGTGACTGCCAGGCATGACAGGACCCTGTTGAAAGGATGCAGAGGAGGTGAGTGGGACAGTCTCCAAGTCTCCATCAGAGTTCTGGCGACTGTTCTAGGAATATGTTTTACAAAGAAACTGAAACATTTTGCCAACTCTTTTCAGCATACTGGAAAGCGTATGTGCTGAGGCTGAATTTGGCTGCCGTTTAAGAACAGAGAATGGGATTGGACCCCCTGCAGCTACTTCCGTGAGCACAAAGGAGGTTtttgattcattttttttttcatacagcATTTCCCCATGCCATGCCACCAGCTGCCTTTAGAAGCAAGGAGCAGCTACTAAAAATTAATAATCAAAACCCCCACTTGGCAACTGTAAGTCCCTTGCAAGAGCTGAAGTGGATATCTGGATCTCAGGCAGTTttagacaaaacaaaacaaaataaaaaatgcagAAACTAGACAAATTTGGGACCCCACCCCCAGCTATGAAGGCTTCTAACCCAGTGGCTGCCCTCAGTTACAGTTTAGTTCaatgtagttttttttttctagatTAAAACTGGAAGTGCATTTCACTCTAGCATTCAGGAGGATCTACTTTGCCCCCTCTCTCAGGGTCCAGCATCCTGGCCATGCAGTCTCCTTGCAGCTCCAAGGAAACCCAATTGCTTCTAgaaatcccacccttccctttGCTTACAGCCAGGGATGGTACAGAGCTTTCTGAGAAGCAGAGATGCCTTCAAAGTTCCCTGCTGCCTGCCTGCAGCAAGGACTGCAGGAAGTCTTCCCACCCCACAGAAGGAAGCAGTGCCTCCATATGGTGAGTATCAGGAAGCAACTGTATGGTCACGCCCTGCACCTAGGGCACTCCCATTTCAGCAGCACTCCGGAGCAGGACTGAAAAGTCTCCACGTGAGCCACCATGTTAGCTGCTGCAAGCCCATCAGCCGTAGCTCAGCTATGCCAGTGATGCCCAACGAATATTCGCTCCCTCCGAAGAATATTCACTCCCTCCATTGGAATGCCTCATCCCTGCACAGGCGGAGGAGGGAAGCAACACCATGCAGAGTGACCTGCTCCTAGGGACATGGATACATTCCACACAGcggctttaatttttttaaaggaacgctccagcttcttccagcagttAGGGAATTCttcagctgcttccccccccacccccccacagcaGCAAATAAAATCAGCCACGTGAATCCCCATCCCCTGCCCACAGCTCACCTCGGGATCATCCGTGTAGTCAAACATTCTAAAGATCACCCTAGGCATCGGGTAGGCGGAATCTTCCGTGTGCGGTGGGGGAGTGAAGGGAGGCAGGTTATGCTGCAGCGCCTCGCACAGCACATTGTCGAATGCCAGGTAGGGCCGCGGAATGTGCCTTTCCTGCCAGTGGTCCTTCTTCAGCTTCTGAACTTGAGCCCAGAGGCAGTCTAAGTACTTCACGGAAAAAAAAGAATTGCTTTTCAGCAATTTCTAAGCTCTTCATGCAGGGATGCCCCTTGTTCCTTTGGAGGTCACCTCTCTGTTTAATTTTCTAGCTTGGAAAACTGAATACCCTCCCACTAGCTCCCTGACCCATCGCTGCCTTAAGTAGTCATCTGCTAAGAGTCAAAGAACACAATTCACATAACACCTTTCTGTTAGGAGCAACACAATGACACAACAGTGTACAAGCGTTTGAATTCAACAGAACTGTTTGACAGGCTGACGTTACCCCcaagaaatgtttaaaataactTGTTTAACATtaaaatggggtgtgtgtgtgttaatgtcCAATTTCATGAAGAGTTGTGGTGCTCTTGAAAGCTCACACATTGCTATGTGTCATTGGGTTGCTCCTAACAGAAGGTATCATGtggattttgggtttttttgctttagGATACATTAGGCTGCTGACAATTTTTTTCTTGCGGTTCAGAAAGCTTGTCAGTTAGTTTGACATGACCAAGAGGTGCTCAGCAAATACAAGCACTCCCCTTCTCCTTCACCCGCCATGTGGCAAAGCATTCATCAAAGTGAGGAGACTTTCAAAAGCAGAAGGTAAATTGCAAGTTGGGTctactgttgggggtggggtggggagtcagAGCTCACACTGGGAACAGCTAGTTTGCCAAGCACCATGAAACGGCAACTGGTGGGatcagaagcttgcaaactgccaCTTGGAAATGATATTACATACACAGACAATGAGTTCAGCATTCTTAAGTTGTTCTGGATTCACTGGCAGCTTTCTGCTGATGGAAGGCATTTGTGTCAGCAGTAGGGCATTTTCTCCTTCCAAGGTCTCACTGAATCCCTCCAAAACACCATTTCTGAAGGATACAGGGATGCTCAGGATCAGCACGACGGGCAAAAATCCTCCCCATTCCATCAGTCGAATATTACTGCTAAACCCAACTCAGTACTCCAAAGACTGAATGGGGATAAGGGAATGAGCAAGCATGGGcaataaatattcttttgttAATGAAAGAATACTCGTGAACTGTTGTTTTGACATTCAGGAAAGAAAAACCAGTGCCAGGACTTGTCCCTAAAAcagcagcaatttttttttggggggggatggggggtgggaggagagcaCAACAAATTCATTTATCAGAGTTGCCCATAGCAGCTCAAATCAAAACGGGGTATTCCAACGAAACATTCTTCAGTGAATGCACTGGTGTGGATTTAAAGAAGCCCAGATACACCTACCTCTTCTTGCGGATGTGGCTGATCAGCAGACCAAACTTGTAACATTGGCACGTGAATCTTCTGGCGGCGCCTGAAGCAAGAGGAAAAGAGGGAAAAACCATGTTAagtcactcctcctcctcctcaggagcCTGatttcgtcagatctcagaagctaagcagggccaaccctgacaTGCACCTGGatggagacctccagggaatacaagggctgggatgcagaggcgggcaatagcaagccaccccTCTGAATGTCCTTGCCTCACTAGGGGTCGCCAAAAgccagccatgacttccaggcatgcatgcacacaaacacaaaataaaTTAAAACGTAAGTTTTACTCCTCAGCACTACTGATCTTTGGGCAGTATTTTAGCTATTAAAAGTGTGGTGCATCCCCTATAACAGGTCTGCCCTGCAACTAGAGGGAAAGTCTGGGCATCTAGTGGCCACTTTCCAACTTGGCTTTTCTTCATATGGATTGACTATAAGCTGCCTGTGCCATTCACCAAGCAGTGGTGCCATTCACGGAAGCCCTCCCATCATCACCACAGGAATGCATACAACTACAGCAATGGCACACAAGGAAGCCTTGGGGGCACAATTTCTGCCCCTACCTTTCCTGCACAGCAGCCATGGAAGAGGCGAGTGTTTCGCAAGATAGCCTTAAATCCTATGTCTGGTGCTGATCTAACTCCCTGCAAACTAAAGtccgcaagggcagcagcatCCGTACACCCACCACAATTTCCTCTTGCCTTTTCCTTGTTTGTTTTAACCGCAGTCTTATGTTGCATGTTTAATACAAATTAGTGTCCTGTATAAACTTCAAACTAGAGTTTTCAGTCTATGTCTCACGAACTATCTTGGTTCACCATTATTAGCAACGGCACAGATATTTCACAGAGTCGTGACAGAAGCACACATAGGAATTTGAgctgaagaagaggagggagggaagagtttACTCCCATATTGCAAACCACGGCTTGCAGGGGCCAGTCCTATACTTTACACTCTGTTCCAGAAAGACCAAATGTTTCCTAGTAACAAGCAGCGATGCTAACTCAATTTTGCACATCTAATTTTATGTGTGTTCAACTGTCATGAGACAAGAGCTTCTACAACTTAAGAATCGCTTCAGAGAAGACACTACTCCTACACTCAACAAAGCACAGCAGACAGTCTCTTGGTTTCCTTACTTCAAGTAATTTTCAACATGGGACAAGATACGGTCCATCTCAGCATCCTTCTTCTCGTACAATTCCTTTCCCACCCAAGGTAAGGATGACAGAAACGCATACACATACCAGTCACACCGCACCTGTGTCAAACAAAAACGGTACGGTACAACTGCATGCCAGTAAGGAGGAAAAAGCACGTGAGATTTCTTATCACGTCAGTGGAATAATGAATCAGATCACAACAGATTAAATGTAGTAAAGATCTATTTAGGATTTTAAGATGTTCAGCAGCACTTTGGAACTATGCTTGAAGCACAAATCTTTAACACATATATAGAACAGACATGCACAAGCACatgtggctgaacttgcttattTATGTGAACCTAAATTCAATTAGGTTCAACTTTAACAGATCAGGTTTTATTTTTAATACACACGCCTTGTTGTGATCATTTCAGATCAGTCTGAAAAATATACTGCATTTGAAGCCCTGAAGGAAAACCTCAACATTTTGATATGAAAGTTAGAGCAGCCCCCAGGTCTTTTATGGATAAGATACTGTAGTGACCTTGTGTCTGTTCTGGAAAGGCAACACCAAAAGAAATAATCCAGCATTTCCTTGGAAACCCTGAATTCTGCCATTGACTGCTCCATACAAAAATAGAATCTCCTGCACAAAGGGTTTGTACGAGCAGCCCATGTACAAAATGTCTGTTCCTACTAACCACTGCTtttggaagagaagaagagactggagttATACtgcacccttcactcagagtctcatagcagtttacaatctcctttccctctctgcaacagacaccctgtgaggtaggtagagctgagagaactctttcaagaactgcttgagagaacaactctgaaagaaattgtgactgactcaaggtcacaccagcagatgcatgtggagaagtgaggaatcaaacccagttctcccagattagagcctgctctCCTAACCACTACGCTGAACTGGCTTTTACTCAGACCTTTACTTCCTCAACTGTTGTTAAGATAAGCTTCCTTCTCTGATAACTACTGACATTTCTCAAAAGATCTGGAACTTGAAATAAGTCGCCTGCCGTTTCTACAGATGCTGATAAAGATGACTACTGAACAACTTAACGACTTAACGATCCTTCAGCCAAGGAGTTAGCAACTGGTAGCCCTGGGCCAAATCCAATCCCCTGCACTGTGTCATCTGGGCTTTCAGCTGCCAGCTCCAGAATATGAGATGGGAGAGAATGAGCAGCTTTTAAGGCAATAATAGTAGCAAATAATTTGGGAGCTGGGGTATGGATTCCTGGCTCACCACCCTCCATTCCCTTGTCGTCAACCAGGCCTCCACCAAAAGCAGTTGCTGAATAGGGGTTTAATTACGCCCTTTCAGAAAGATATTGATCTAACAATTTAGGCAATGACCTGAATCTGATAGGAACGAACTCCTAAGCACTTTATGTACCTGAAAGGcagaatgtttaattttaataataTGCCAGCAACCACAGTAGTAGGGAACTCAACCATGGCGAAAATTATTGTGGAAATCCAAATGTGAACCAATTTTCTGATTGCACACACGCTACATGAAGCTGGACAAGAATTCCCATGTGTTCAGTCCTACTGTATGATCCattctggtgcagtggttaagagtggcagactaatctggaggactgggttcaattccccactactccacttgaaaccagctgggtgaccttgggtcagtcacagttctctgtgAACTTTCTCAGCTCACCGTAAACCTAGCTCGCCtcaaaagagctagagcttctggctgccagacaatcctaggatctcctggctatacacacactgccatacaataatAAATTAATTCATATGATCCAATAGCAAGGTTCTTGGGTGTCAAGATGAGCTGCCGGTCCACTGACATTTGTGAGTCTGCCTTATTCATAGAGCTTTAGATCCCCCACCACAGACAAATAATTTGTAGTGAGACTAAACTTTGAAAGTGATTATgctgggaggtggtggtggtggtggtatatgTCAAGAGTAAGTGATCCATGATGTAAGAATATCATTGATTACCTGAGGTACATCCTCCTCCTGAGTCACACCAACAAAGTTCTCAAACATGGCTACCATTGAAGGTGCGGCTATTACATGGCAATTCACTAGATCGGATAGAAAACGGACCTAGGGGAAAGAACAGAAATATTCCAGAATTTTGTGGGaaaatgccccctcccccaactagGATGACCTGGATTCTAAGGGGGCAATTATCAGAAGCCAATTCATGTACTTTCCTGCCCCCATTCCCCTCACTATGGGCAGAGAGGTTGCAAGGAAACCCCACATTCCAGCTTTAAACAAACATGAGCTTTTTGTGGTTCAGTACCTTCCATCTGTGCAAAGGGGCAGGGAAGCTGAATCCCAGTTGCTCTACAGATAGAATCCAGAGGTGAAATTATAACTGGCCCctcaccctgatctggatagcccaggcaagcccaatctcaccagatcttggaagctaagcagggctgattcCGGCAAGTATTTGGAAGAATACCAAGAGAATACCatggctgggaggcagaggcaggttattgagccacttctctgaatgtcctccatgcctcaGTAGGAGTCATCAgagattgccatgacttccaggcacacaaaaacagcaaaaaaacaccaaaaaattaGCCCTTCCATGGTTAAAGAAAAACAAGTAAACAGGTACAAAAAAAAGGCACTGCTTTCCCACTGTTTCATTAATAAGACAAAGGCAGTGAAAAATGTCTCCACTTGGTGGAATGCAgaggttcccaggttcaatccccagcatctccacatCAAACATCCAGGcagtaggtgttgtgaaagaccttgtttgagaccctggagaccactCCCAGTATGAGCAGATGATACtgatccccagagagtactacggtcAGGGTTGCAAAATCTGCTTTCGATCCCCAGCCTTAAGGAGGCGGGGCTGaagatgaccagagccagggccttctctgttgtagctccatgctggtggaatgagcttcctgaggaggttagggccttgcacgatctttctcaattccacagTGCCTGCAAGACtgtgctcttccaccaagcctttgacaGTTAAGATCGGAGACTGCAACACTGAATGAAGTGATCTGAACCACCTTGAAGCACAGGCCTGATCCTATGATTTTTTTATGGAACCTCTGGATAAATCAACTAAgtagattaaataaataaataaatgtactaaCTGAAGATGAAATTAGATATGGAATGGGTAGGCAGCTACCTGCCAACATTAAATATACTATCATTTTAAGATTGTTTGTTATAGCACCTGTAAtatcttaatgttttaaatgtattattgtctatatctgttttaattgttcttatgtaatgttttattgatatgtaAGCTGCCCTCATTCTTTCGGTGGGGAGAgagggatataagtcaaataaataatagataaataaataaggatCAAAGGCctaataaggcagcttcaaacgTATTCAATTCAAAACATGACACAGCATCAGCCCTGCAGGGGTGCTATAATAAAGCCACAAGAGAGGGCAGCACAAAACTTTCAAATGAGTGCGCAGAAGATTCAGTCTTCTACAATATGCCCTTCAAGATGAAAGATGGTCAGCAAGACAAGCCACATAACTATAAGAtgaacaagaaaaagaaaaaagcgcAACTTACT is drawn from Heteronotia binoei isolate CCM8104 ecotype False Entrance Well chromosome 4, APGP_CSIRO_Hbin_v1, whole genome shotgun sequence and contains these coding sequences:
- the NCBP1 gene encoding nuclear cap-binding protein subunit 1 isoform X3, giving the protein MQKVYGSSARLLPEKLTVYTTLVGLLNARNYNFGGEFVEAMIRQLKECLKVNMYNEAVYLVRFLSDLVNCHVIAAPSMVAMFENFVGVTQEEDVPQVRCDWYVYAFLSSLPWVGKELYEKKDAEMDRILSHVENYLKRRQKIHVPMLQVWSADQPHPQEEYLDCLWAQVQKLKKDHWQERHIPRPYLAFDNVLCEALQHNLPPFTPPPHTEDSAYPMPRVIFRMFDYTDDPEGPVMPGSHSVERFVIEENLHCIIKSHWKERMTCAAQLLSYPGKNKIPLNYHIVEVIFSEMFQLPVPPRTEVMYTTLLIELCKLQPGSLPQVLAQAAEMLYMRLDTMNTTCIDRFINWFSHHLSNFQFRWSWEDWSDCLTHDLDKPKPKFVKEVLEKCMRLSYHQQTVSVVPATFSVLFPANPSCIYKYGDESNKSLPGYNVALCLNIAIKNKATTEEILTILKDVPNPNQDDDDDEGFSFNPLKIEIFVQTLLHLAAKSFSHSFSALGKFREVFKALAESDEGKLHVLRVMYEVWKNHPQMISVLVDKMIRTQIVDCAAVANWIFSSEMAHDFTRFYIWEILHSTIRKMNKHVVMIQKELEEAKARLAKQHKRRDSDDDDDRSSDREDRPLEEQIERLQEKVESAQSEQKNLFLVIFQRFIMILTEHLVRCETGGIDANTPWYKNCIERLQQIFLLHHQTIQQYMVTLENLLFTAELDHHILAVFQQFCALQA